The genomic stretch CCATTATTTGCACCTAAAGCATTAAAATTGTTGCATCAAGCCAGTGGTGGTATTCCACGTTTGATCAATGTATTAGCACATAAATGCCTGATGTTAAGTTACGGCGAAAATGTTCGTCATATTAATGTGAAATTAGTGAAACTGGCGATCAAAGATACCGACAGTGCCATTCAACCACGCAACCTTCGCTTACCTATGATGGCGAGTATTTTGGTGATTGAATTGATTTTAGTTATTTGGTGGTTTGGGGAGTCAGTACTGTGAGTGTTATTAATCAAATGCTTAAAGGCTTAGATAAAGAGAGCCAGCAACAACAAGCGGCGATTGAACGCAGTGGGGCTGTTATTGTCGCTGCGCCTAAAAACGACAATAAAGTGGCTATTGCGTTAATCACGTCAATGGTTGCTGTGGCGGCTTTGGCTGCATATCTGTTTATGCAAAAAGAGAGCAAGGTTGAGCAACAAGCTGTAACCCAGCAACAAATTGTTCAGGCGCGAGTAGCGGAATCAGCAGCAGAGCCAGAATTAGTCGCAAAACCTGCTATTGCGAAACTCAATGTCGATAACGCCACCGTGACAGCACCAAAGGTGACTGTACCTGTAGTGACAGCGCCTATTGTTACAGCGCCTATTGTTACAGAGTCAGTAGCTGCACAGTCAGTAGCAGTAAAATCAATAGCAGTACAGCCAATAACAATACAAGCACCAAAAGTACAACAAGCGGCGGTGAGAGCCCCTGCGAAACAAGTTTCGGCTAAAAATACGCAAGTCGTTCGAGAAGTTAAGCCGATTGCACATGACATTGTACATGACATTACCGATGAGACCGTCACTGAAGTTGCAGACAGCGTATCAATTAAAGCGGTAACGCGCACGCCAACACAACAAGCTGGACTTTATGCGAAACAGGCAGAAAGTGCATTATTAGCGGGTGATAAAATACGTGCGAAGGAACTATTTGTTAAGGTATTAGCCTTTGATAAACAACACGATCTAGCGCGCGAAAAATTAGCCGCTATTTTGTATGGTGAACAGCGTACTCAATCAGCGGTGAAGTTGTTGCAAGAGGGGTTGAGTATCTCACCGCAGTACACGAATTTTCGTTTAATGCTGGCGCGTATTTATCTCAAAAATAACAATAAACCCCAAGCATATTATTACCTCAAACCACATCAACCTGCAGTGGCAGGACATGTTGATTATTATGCGATCTTAGCCGGTTTAGCACAAAACTTAGATGATTTAGACACCGCATTGGTGGCGTATAAAAAATTAACGGTTCACGAGCCTAATCGCGCGAAGTGGTGGTTAGGATTGGGTATTACTGCAGATAAAGCGCAGCATGTGGACTTAGCGTTAAATGCTTACCACACAGCCCAGAATATGGGACAGTTATCGGCATCATCACGTAACTATATTAACGCGCGAATTACCCAGTTGGAGAAACAGTAATGGCACAATTAAAATTAAAACAACGTCTGGGTGACTTACTGGTTGGTGAAGGTATTATCAGTGACGAACAACTCGGTTTAGCGTTAAAAGAACAGCGCAGCAGTGGCCGTAAGTTGGGTGCGACATTAATTTACCTTGGTTTTATTACTGAAGAGCAACTGCTGAACTTTTTATCTCAGCAGTTAGATATCCCATTTTTAAATATTTCGACGCTGAGTATCGATTCGCAAACGGTACTGAAGTTACCGGAAGTACATGCCCGTCGACATCGCGCATTAGTCGTGAAAGCCGACCATGATATTTTAACGATTGCCTTGAGTGATCCGGCAGATTTGAATGCTGTGGAAGCGATATCAAGTTTCTTATCGGCGTATCAGCTTGAATTTGCCATCGTGCGTGAGAGTCAGTTATTACCGGCGTACGATCGTTTATATCGTCGAACCAAAGATATTGAAGCGTTTGCTGGTCAGTTAGAAGATGAACATAGACCTGCGCAAGAGTTTGATATTTTCAAGGACGTCGATGATGCCTCTAGTGAAGCTACCGTTGTTAAATTCCTTAATTCAGTGTTTGAAGACGCGGTACAAATTGGTGCCTCGGATATTCATATTGAACCGGATGAAAAAGCCCTGCGTATTCGCTTACGTGTCGATGGTGTGCTGCAAGAAAATATCTTGAATGAAGTTGCTATCGTACCTGCATTGGTACTACGCCTAAAACTAATGGCCGGTTTAGATATCTCTGAAAAACGTTTACCGCAAGACGGCCGTTTTAATCTAAAGGTACGCAATCAATCAATTGATATTCGTATGTCGACCATGCCGGTGCAATACGGTGAATCTGTGGTGATGCGTTTACTTAACCAAGATTCAGGTATTTTCCAATTAGAAAGTACCGGTATGCCTAGTGATTTAATTAAACGCTTACGTGGTTTGATCCGCCGTCCGCATGGCATGGTATTGGTAACAGGCCCGACAGGTAGTGGTAAAACGACCTCACTTTATGCTGCTTTAAGTGAGCTAAACGAACCGGGTAAAAAGATTATTACCGTGGAAGATCCGGTAGAATATCGTTTACCACGGATCAGCCAAGTACAGGTAAACCCTAAGATTGGTTTAGACTTTGCGCATATTCTCCGTACGTGTTTACGTCAAGATCCGGATATCTTATTAGTCGGCGAAATGCGCGACAAAGAAACCGTTGAAATTGGTTTACGTGGTGCCTTAACCGGTCACATGGTGTTATCGACACTGCATACGAATGACGCGATCACCTGTGCATTACGTTTAATGGACATGGGCGCGCCGGGTTATCTCATTGGCGCGGCATTACGTGCTGTTGTTGCTCAGCGTTTGGTACGTAAATTATGTAATCAATGTAAAAGTACGCATGATTTAACGAGTAGTGAACATTATTGCTTAGAAAAATTAGGTAAAGCCCCATTGGGTGATGAGCAATTGTATCGTAGTGTCGGTTGTCAAGCGTGTAACTATACCGGTTACCGTGGTCGTATCGGTGTATTTGAATTATTAGAATTGAATGATGCCATGAGCGATGCATTAAGGCGTGAGTCAGCGGCTGAATTTGAGGCGGAAGCACGTAAGAGTAAGCTTTATCGTCCATTAGTATTATCGGCGTTAGACTTTGCCAAGCAAGGCTTAACGTCTATTGAAGAAGTATTAAAGCTGGCTGATGAAGTGGTGCTTGCAGATAATAATGATGATAGCCGTGCAGAAGGTGATATCAGCCATGATCGCCACCATGGGACAAGTGTTAGCGCTAATGAAACGACAGAGTCGAATACCTTAGGTGCCAATATTGCCTCGCATGTCAGAGAGCTAGATAAGGTTGATAATGTAGAGATCGAAAGTATTTTATGTTTGGTCGAGGCGGTTAGATCATTAGACCGCAATGGTCAATAAACAGGATTGTTAAGGTCAGTTAATGGCAAATTATTCGTATAAAGGCCGTGATAGCCAAGGCAAACTTGTTTCAGGCAAGCTCGAGTCGCAGAACCAAGATGCATTAGTGCAATCGTTAATGGCGAAAGGGATCATTCCCACTGAAATTAAAGTGGTTAAAAATAACAGCGGTAATATAGATCTGAGTCAACTACTCACACGGAGCATTCCACTTGCAGAGTTAGTTATTTTTGCACGGCAAATGTATTCGCTCACGCGTGCGGGTATCCCAATGATACGTGCGATCAAGGGTTTATCTGAGTCAAGTTCTCATGCCAAGCTTAAAGACGTGCTGAACGATGTTGTGGTACGCCTAAATAGTGGTAATACCTTATCGGCATCAATGGCGGCGCATCCTCACGTATTTGCGTCTATTTTTGTATCGATTGTGCGAGTGGGTGAGAATACCGGTCGTTTAGATGATTCATTTTTGCAGATCGCCAATTACTTAGAATTGGAAATGGATACCCGGCGCCGGATTGCCAGCGCTATCCGTTATCCTATTTTTGTATTGGTGGCGATCTCTGCCGCGCTAGTGATCTTGAATATTTTTGTGATCCCGACGTTTGCCAATATGTTTAACAAATTCGGTGTTGAGCTGCCTTGGGCAACACGGGCTCTGCTGGCCTCATCCGCTTTTTTTGTTGATTACTGGCACTTATTAATTATTGCTGTGATTGGCGCGATCATTGGTTTTAAATATTATATTCAAACGGATAAAGGCAAGTTACGTTGGGGGCTGTTTTATATTCGCATTCCTATTGTTGGGCCTGTGATTGAAAAAACCTTGTTATCGCGTTTCGCCCGCAGCTTTTCGTTGATGTTAAAAGGCGGGGTGCCACTGAATAACAGTTTAACGCTGGTTTCATCAACGGTAGATAATGCCTGGATGGAAGTACGTATTTTAGCGATGCGAGCGGGTATTGAAGAAGGTAAAAGTTTGACTATTACCGCCAGTGAAAGCGGTATGTTTACGCCACTTATTTTACAGATGATCTCGGTGGGCGATGAAACCGGCCAGGTCGATGACTTATTATTAGAAGCCGCGCAGTTTTATGAACGTGAAGTGGATTACGAACTGCAATCGTTGACCGCGAAGATTGAACCAATATTGATAGGTATCGTTGCGGTGATGGTATTGATTCTAGCACTTGGTATCTTTGTGCCGATGTGGGATATGATGGGCGTAGTACAAGGTTAATTTGTTGTTACTACTATAGTGATATTTTTGATTGTGCGGGTATAATACACAATATGGTTTTGGCGCTTACAATATCAAATATTATAATTGTCCGGAATGTTGTTATTAAGCGACATTTATGAAAAAAAACTAGTGAAACTGTACATTTTTTGGCATAGTATCAAAAAATAGACTAAGACGTACATTAATGTAAATTAGGTGGATGTTCTACCGGTTATATGTTCATGTAATTTATATAAAAAACAGCTTTTGGAGCTAAAATGAAAAGAAATGCAGGTTTTACACTAATCGAATTAGTGATCGTAATTATTGTACTAGGTATCTTAGCTGCCACTGCTGTGCCGAAATTTATTAACCTTCAAGATGATGCTAAAGAAGCTGCAATGAAAGGTGTTGAATCTGCACTGCATAGTGCTGCCAATATCGTTTATTCTAAAGCGGCAATTGATGGTGTTGAAACAAAGTCAGGTGAAAACGTTGAAGACGCAGGTACAACAATCAATACTGAATACGGTTACCCTGCTGCAACTGAAACTGGTATCGGTGCATCTGTTGAATTAAGTGGTTTTGGTTCTAAATATACAGTTGTAACAGCACCAGCTGCAGATACTGCTTTATTTTGGAATGGTACAGCTTCTACTGGTAAAGCTACATGTATTAAATATACGGAAGCTACTTCTTCAGCTCGTTACACAATCAAGAGTGATGAGTGTGAAGATTTGATTTAATACTTTAAAGTTTAAAGTTTAAAGTTTAAAGTTTAAAGATAAAGGCTTACTTCGGTAAGTCTTTTTTATATCCAACATATGGAATTAACTAATACCTAGTGACTAATGCAACTTACTTAAATTTATAATATTATCCATATTCAGTATGGTAAGTAACTAGACCTAGCACCCATAATTATTAAGCCATCAGGTACGATAGCATATGTTTAAAAATTCCGGATTTACTCTTATTGAGCTTGTTATCGTGATAATCCTGACTGGTATTCTAGCCGCGACGGCGATCCCTAAATTAATTGGTAATGATGGTTTTGAAGCGCAAACTTATCGTGACCAACTAGTGCAATTATTAAAAACCGTGCAGCAGCAAGCAATGAGTTGTGATGATAATTGCCGTGCTAATTCTGGTGGCACGCCTCGTACAAATAACCTCTACGCTTGTAATAAAGTGATTATTGACAG from Moritella marina ATCC 15381 encodes the following:
- a CDS encoding tetratricopeptide repeat protein, which translates into the protein MSVINQMLKGLDKESQQQQAAIERSGAVIVAAPKNDNKVAIALITSMVAVAALAAYLFMQKESKVEQQAVTQQQIVQARVAESAAEPELVAKPAIAKLNVDNATVTAPKVTVPVVTAPIVTAPIVTESVAAQSVAVKSIAVQPITIQAPKVQQAAVRAPAKQVSAKNTQVVREVKPIAHDIVHDITDETVTEVADSVSIKAVTRTPTQQAGLYAKQAESALLAGDKIRAKELFVKVLAFDKQHDLAREKLAAILYGEQRTQSAVKLLQEGLSISPQYTNFRLMLARIYLKNNNKPQAYYYLKPHQPAVAGHVDYYAILAGLAQNLDDLDTALVAYKKLTVHEPNRAKWWLGLGITADKAQHVDLALNAYHTAQNMGQLSASSRNYINARITQLEKQ
- a CDS encoding GspE/PulE family protein, translated to MAQLKLKQRLGDLLVGEGIISDEQLGLALKEQRSSGRKLGATLIYLGFITEEQLLNFLSQQLDIPFLNISTLSIDSQTVLKLPEVHARRHRALVVKADHDILTIALSDPADLNAVEAISSFLSAYQLEFAIVRESQLLPAYDRLYRRTKDIEAFAGQLEDEHRPAQEFDIFKDVDDASSEATVVKFLNSVFEDAVQIGASDIHIEPDEKALRIRLRVDGVLQENILNEVAIVPALVLRLKLMAGLDISEKRLPQDGRFNLKVRNQSIDIRMSTMPVQYGESVVMRLLNQDSGIFQLESTGMPSDLIKRLRGLIRRPHGMVLVTGPTGSGKTTSLYAALSELNEPGKKIITVEDPVEYRLPRISQVQVNPKIGLDFAHILRTCLRQDPDILLVGEMRDKETVEIGLRGALTGHMVLSTLHTNDAITCALRLMDMGAPGYLIGAALRAVVAQRLVRKLCNQCKSTHDLTSSEHYCLEKLGKAPLGDEQLYRSVGCQACNYTGYRGRIGVFELLELNDAMSDALRRESAAEFEAEARKSKLYRPLVLSALDFAKQGLTSIEEVLKLADEVVLADNNDDSRAEGDISHDRHHGTSVSANETTESNTLGANIASHVRELDKVDNVEIESILCLVEAVRSLDRNGQ
- a CDS encoding type II secretion system F family protein; its protein translation is MANYSYKGRDSQGKLVSGKLESQNQDALVQSLMAKGIIPTEIKVVKNNSGNIDLSQLLTRSIPLAELVIFARQMYSLTRAGIPMIRAIKGLSESSSHAKLKDVLNDVVVRLNSGNTLSASMAAHPHVFASIFVSIVRVGENTGRLDDSFLQIANYLELEMDTRRRIASAIRYPIFVLVAISAALVILNIFVIPTFANMFNKFGVELPWATRALLASSAFFVDYWHLLIIAVIGAIIGFKYYIQTDKGKLRWGLFYIRIPIVGPVIEKTLLSRFARSFSLMLKGGVPLNNSLTLVSSTVDNAWMEVRILAMRAGIEEGKSLTITASESGMFTPLILQMISVGDETGQVDDLLLEAAQFYEREVDYELQSLTAKIEPILIGIVAVMVLILALGIFVPMWDMMGVVQG
- a CDS encoding prepilin-type N-terminal cleavage/methylation domain-containing protein, with translation MKRNAGFTLIELVIVIIVLGILAATAVPKFINLQDDAKEAAMKGVESALHSAANIVYSKAAIDGVETKSGENVEDAGTTINTEYGYPAATETGIGASVELSGFGSKYTVVTAPAADTALFWNGTASTGKATCIKYTEATSSARYTIKSDECEDLI
- a CDS encoding pilus assembly FimT family protein — its product is MFKNSGFTLIELVIVIILTGILAATAIPKLIGNDGFEAQTYRDQLVQLLKTVQQQAMSCDDNCRANSGGTPRTNNLYACNKVIIDSNRFGIPKDCGATFPLAGYDVPHLGMSKAEADSSSISFNSPLRIIEFDSLGVVSGCTGCIIEVKGENTLSIRIESQGYIHEM